A window of Panicum virgatum strain AP13 chromosome 8K, P.virgatum_v5, whole genome shotgun sequence contains these coding sequences:
- the LOC120644881 gene encoding protein ROLLING AND ERECT LEAF 2-like isoform X1: MGSSPSKATGEDALVLCKDRMRHIRRAIDSRDALSAAHLSYTQSLSTVGTALRRYAESEISPESSLSISEVDKSPSHSSMASPSPSRAVENVASPMHRASPFSTPPATRIHCMKAAGTTPLTFMIDPSAAEFVGQESPVSAFVPPPPPLPPELCTSWDFFDPIDTAGSSSSNNENGLTLNFSRLKGLRESKVAEVVPLKEEGEEEELVMSERRHTEFPGVNSPSKQEREPEQSVISKPSELVDVSSKAKSSEQVAAKVEESEMAKELCAETEDPSEFITHRAKDFVSSMKDIETRFIRAAEAGNEVSRMLETKKIRLDICPKMPGSPGKLPTARFVSALRVCCNRDIILNQETAHVSKVVTWKRSVSSLSSSSKSALMTSIIKDDVDDSNSDFVEEFAMVSGSHSSTLDRLHAWERKLYDEIKASENVRKAYDEKCNLLRRQFARGLNAQLIDKTRAVVKDLHSRVSVAIQAVDAISKRIEKIRDEELQPQLIELIQGYITCIYLANIFVYIDQFLCFFYCNSECKLSASYILSSVC; the protein is encoded by the exons ATGGGTTCTTCTCCCTCCAAAGCCACTGGAGAGGATGCCCTGGTTCTGTGCAAGGATCGGATGCGCCATATCAGACGAGCCATTGACTCAAGAGATGCATTGTCAGCAGCACACTTATCATATACTCAATCCCTCAGTACTGTGGGGACTGCACTGCGGCGGTATGCTGAATCTGAGATCTCACCAGAATCATCACTCTCCATTTCAGAAGTGGATAAGTCCCCTTCACATTCGTCTATGGCATCTCCCTCGCCTTCGCGTGCAGTAGAGAATGTTGCCTCTCCAATGCATCGAGCAAGTCCATTTTCTACTCCTCCCGCAACGAGAATCCACTGTATGAAAGCGGCAGGAACCACACCTTTGACCTTCATGATTGATCCATCTGCTGCTGAATTTGTGGGGCAAGAATCCCCAGTCTCAGCTTTTGTGCCACCCCCACCACCATTACCTCCAGAATTATGTACCTCATGGGACTTCTTTGATCCCATTGACACTGCTGGTAGCTCGTCCTCCAACAATGAGAATGGGCTAACCTTGAACTTTAGTAGATTGAAGGGTTTGAGAGAGTCAAAGGTAGCTGAAGTAGTGCCACTgaaagaagaaggtgaagaagaagaactagTTATGTCTGAAAGAAGGCACACAGAATTTCCTGGTGTTAATTCACCATCTAAGCAGGAAAGAGAGCCAGAGCAAAGTGTGATCAGTAAACCAAGTGAATTGGTGGATGTTTCATCCAAAGCTAAATCTTCTGAGCAAGTTGCTGCAAAGGTGGAAGAAAGCGAAATGGCAAAAGAATTGTGTGCAGAGACAGAAGATCCTTCGGAGTTCATCACTCATCGAGCGAAAGATTTTGTGTCAAGCATGAAGGACATTGAAACGCGATTTATACGTGCAGCTGAAGCAGGGAATGAGGTTTCCAGAATGCTGGAGACCAAGAAGATCAGACTAGACATATGCCCAAAAATGCCAG GTTCTCCAGGCAAGCTACCTACTGCCCGATTTGTGTCAGCGCTTCGAGTCTGCTGCAATCGTGATATTATTCTCAACCAGG AAACTGCACATGTTTCAAAGGTTGTCACTTGGAAGCGTTCCGTCTCATCTCTATCGTCATCATCTAAGAGTGCACTCATGACATCGATAATTAAAGATGATGTGGATGACAGTAACAGTGATTTTGTTGAGGAATTTGCCATGGTATCTGGAAGCCACTCTTCTACATTGGACAGGCTACATGCATGGGAGAGAAAACTATACGACGAAATCAAG GCAAGTGAAAATGTCAGAAAGGCCTATGACGAGAAATGTAACCTCCTCCGGCGTCAATTTGCACGTGGCCTAAATGCACAGCTGATTGACAAGACTAGAGCTGTTGTAAAGGATCTACATTCCAGGGTATCTGTTGCAATTCAAGCTGTTGATGCAATCTCCAAAAGAATTGAGAAGATAAGGGATGAAGAACTGCAGCCACAACTCATTGAGCTGATTCAAGGGTATATAACTTGCATATACCTAGCAAACATTTTTGTTTACATAGATCAATTCTTGTGTTTCTTTTACTGCAATTCTGAATGCAAACTTTCTGCTTCTTATATCCTTTCTAGTGTATGTTAA
- the LOC120644881 gene encoding protein ROLLING AND ERECT LEAF 2-like isoform X2 — protein MGSSPSKATGEDALVLCKDRMRHIRRAIDSRDALSAAHLSYTQSLSTVGTALRRYAESEISPESSLSISEVDKSPSHSSMASPSPSRAVENVASPMHRASPFSTPPATRIHCMKAAGTTPLTFMIDPSAAEFVGQESPVSAFVPPPPPLPPELCTSWDFFDPIDTAGSSSSNNENGLTLNFSRLKGLRESKVAEVVPLKEEGEEEELVMSERRHTEFPGVNSPSKQEREPEQSVISKPSELVDVSSKAKSSEQVAAKVEESEMAKELCAETEDPSEFITHRAKDFVSSMKDIETRFIRAAEAGNEVSRMLETKKIRLDICPKMPGKLPTARFVSALRVCCNRDIILNQETAHVSKVVTWKRSVSSLSSSSKSALMTSIIKDDVDDSNSDFVEEFAMVSGSHSSTLDRLHAWERKLYDEIKASENVRKAYDEKCNLLRRQFARGLNAQLIDKTRAVVKDLHSRVSVAIQAVDAISKRIEKIRDEELQPQLIELIQGYITCIYLANIFVYIDQFLCFFYCNSECKLSASYILSSVC, from the exons ATGGGTTCTTCTCCCTCCAAAGCCACTGGAGAGGATGCCCTGGTTCTGTGCAAGGATCGGATGCGCCATATCAGACGAGCCATTGACTCAAGAGATGCATTGTCAGCAGCACACTTATCATATACTCAATCCCTCAGTACTGTGGGGACTGCACTGCGGCGGTATGCTGAATCTGAGATCTCACCAGAATCATCACTCTCCATTTCAGAAGTGGATAAGTCCCCTTCACATTCGTCTATGGCATCTCCCTCGCCTTCGCGTGCAGTAGAGAATGTTGCCTCTCCAATGCATCGAGCAAGTCCATTTTCTACTCCTCCCGCAACGAGAATCCACTGTATGAAAGCGGCAGGAACCACACCTTTGACCTTCATGATTGATCCATCTGCTGCTGAATTTGTGGGGCAAGAATCCCCAGTCTCAGCTTTTGTGCCACCCCCACCACCATTACCTCCAGAATTATGTACCTCATGGGACTTCTTTGATCCCATTGACACTGCTGGTAGCTCGTCCTCCAACAATGAGAATGGGCTAACCTTGAACTTTAGTAGATTGAAGGGTTTGAGAGAGTCAAAGGTAGCTGAAGTAGTGCCACTgaaagaagaaggtgaagaagaagaactagTTATGTCTGAAAGAAGGCACACAGAATTTCCTGGTGTTAATTCACCATCTAAGCAGGAAAGAGAGCCAGAGCAAAGTGTGATCAGTAAACCAAGTGAATTGGTGGATGTTTCATCCAAAGCTAAATCTTCTGAGCAAGTTGCTGCAAAGGTGGAAGAAAGCGAAATGGCAAAAGAATTGTGTGCAGAGACAGAAGATCCTTCGGAGTTCATCACTCATCGAGCGAAAGATTTTGTGTCAAGCATGAAGGACATTGAAACGCGATTTATACGTGCAGCTGAAGCAGGGAATGAGGTTTCCAGAATGCTGGAGACCAAGAAGATCAGACTAGACATATGCCCAAAAATGCCAG GCAAGCTACCTACTGCCCGATTTGTGTCAGCGCTTCGAGTCTGCTGCAATCGTGATATTATTCTCAACCAGG AAACTGCACATGTTTCAAAGGTTGTCACTTGGAAGCGTTCCGTCTCATCTCTATCGTCATCATCTAAGAGTGCACTCATGACATCGATAATTAAAGATGATGTGGATGACAGTAACAGTGATTTTGTTGAGGAATTTGCCATGGTATCTGGAAGCCACTCTTCTACATTGGACAGGCTACATGCATGGGAGAGAAAACTATACGACGAAATCAAG GCAAGTGAAAATGTCAGAAAGGCCTATGACGAGAAATGTAACCTCCTCCGGCGTCAATTTGCACGTGGCCTAAATGCACAGCTGATTGACAAGACTAGAGCTGTTGTAAAGGATCTACATTCCAGGGTATCTGTTGCAATTCAAGCTGTTGATGCAATCTCCAAAAGAATTGAGAAGATAAGGGATGAAGAACTGCAGCCACAACTCATTGAGCTGATTCAAGGGTATATAACTTGCATATACCTAGCAAACATTTTTGTTTACATAGATCAATTCTTGTGTTTCTTTTACTGCAATTCTGAATGCAAACTTTCTGCTTCTTATATCCTTTCTAGTGTATGTTAA